One window of the Felis catus isolate Fca126 chromosome E3, F.catus_Fca126_mat1.0, whole genome shotgun sequence genome contains the following:
- the LOC101098676 gene encoding caspase-14 isoform X4, whose translation MRGPRVALTLSSPEVSASIVAVLEGVFRTLGFESCQRREASVQGFLGELAAFREQLDALGGPVGCALVALVAPSGQLKQPQQLVRELSRCGALWGRPKVFLLLSSAPGAAPEPGAFLTGLSELCGRFPHWSLLQLLTEVFCRTAEESEATYCPVLRSSLRGALCLGDAEPWGPEPEPSPTARYDLSGTRAALLLSVIHGRPGARHDVEALGTLCQALSFKTTLRTDPTAQAFQEELAQFRECLDAHRAPVSCALVALMAHGGPQGQLLGADGREVRPEALVQELSRCRALCGCPKIFLLQACRGGHRDAGVGPAGLPWFRRWLRASPTTPSHADVLQIYADAQGSSPFPTAGSSDQADILTVYAAAEGCVAYRDETGSDFIQTLVEVFRADPGREVLELLTEVNRRVCQLEVLGPDCPERRKACLEIRSSLRRRLCLQA comes from the exons ATGCGGGGCCCAAGGGTGGCCCTGACCCTCAGCAGCCCTGAGGTGTCAGCCTCTATAGTCGCTGTCCTGGAGGGCGTGTTCCGGACCCTGGGCTTTGAGAGCTGCCAGAGGAGGGAGGCCTCTGTCCAG GGCTTCCTTGGGGAGCTGGCCGCTTTCCGGGAGCAGCTGGATGCCCTCGGGGGCCCTGTGGGCTGTGCCTTAGTGGCCTTGGTGGCCCCCAGTGGGCAGCTGAAGCAGCCCCAGCAGCTGGTCCGGGAGCTGAGCCGCTGTGGAGCCCTCTGGGGCCGCCCCAAAGTTTTCCTTCTGCTCTCAAGTGCTCCTGGGG CTGCCCCCGAGCCCGGAGCCTTCCTCACTGGCTTGAGCGAGCTGTGTGGCCGCTTTCCTCACTGGTCTCTGCTGCAGCTGCTGACAGAG gtctTCTGCAGGACAGCTGAAGAGTCCGAGGCCACCTACTGTCCAGTCCTTCGGAGCTCCTTGCGGGGCGCACTGTGCCTGGGCGACGCGGAGCCCTGGGGGCCCGAG CCAGAACCCAGCCCCACTGCTCGGTATGACCTGTCCGGGACCAGGGCCGCCCTCCTCCTGTCCGTGATCCACGGCCGGCCCGGGGCCCGGCACGATGTGGAGGCGCTGGGgaccctgtgccaggccctgagcttcAAGACCACGCTAAGGACAGACCCCACGGCCCAG GCTTTCCAGGAGGAGCTGGCCCAGTTCCGGGAGTGCCTAGACGCCCACAGGGCCCCAGTGAGCTGTGCCCTTGTGGCCCTGATGGCCCACGGGGGGCCACAGGGACAGCTGCTGGGGGCCGACGGGCGGGAGGTACGGCCAGAGGCCCTGGTGCAGGAGCTGAGCCGCTGCAGGGCCCTGTGCGGCTGCCCCAAGATCTTTCTGCTTCAGGCTTGCCGTGGGG GGCATAGGGACGCCGGTGTGGGGCCCGCAGGTCTCCCTTGGTTCCGGCGCTGGCTTCGGGCATCACCCACCACCCCCTCGCATGCCGATGTCCTCCAGATCTATGCTGATGCCCAAG GcagctctcccttccccactgcagGGAGCTCTGACCAAGCAGACATCCTGACGGTCTATGCAGCTGCCGAGG GCTGTGTAGCCTATCGGGATGAGACAGGCTCAGACTTTATCCAGACGCTGGTGGAGGTCTTCAGAGCTGACCCTGGGAGAGAAGTTCTGGAGCTGCTGACTGAG GTCAACCGGCGGGTGTGTCAGCTGGAGGTGCTGGGTCCCGACTGCCCGGAGCGCCGCAAGGCCTGCCTGGAGATCCGCAGCTCGCTGAGGCGCCGGCTCTGCCTGCAGGCCTGA
- the LOC101098676 gene encoding caspase-14 isoform X2 — protein MDPFSQMKRLESHGGHMTLGKYSMRGPRVALTLSSPEVSASIVAVLEGVFRTLGFESCQRREASVQGFLGELAAFREQLDALGGPVGCALVALVAPSGQLKQPQQLVRELSRCGALWGRPKVFLLLSSAPGAAPEPGAFLTGLSELCGRFPHWSLLQLLTEVFCRTAEESEATYCPVLRSSLRGALCLGDAEPWGPEPEPSPTARYDLSGTRAALLLSVIHGRPGARHDVEALGTLCQALSFKTTLRTDPTAQAFQEELAQFRECLDAHRAPVSCALVALMAHGGPQGQLLGADGREVRPEALVQELSRCRALCGCPKIFLLQACRGGHRDAGVGPAGLPWFRRWLRASPTTPSHADVLQIYADAQGSSPFPTAGSSDQADILTVYAAAEGCVAYRDETGSDFIQTLVEVFRADPGREVLELLTEVNRRVCQLEVLGPDCPERRKACLEIRSSLRRRLCLQA, from the exons ATGGACCCCTTTTCCCAGATGAAGCGACTGGAGTCTCACGGTGGACACATGACTCTG GGGAAGTACAGCATGCGGGGCCCAAGGGTGGCCCTGACCCTCAGCAGCCCTGAGGTGTCAGCCTCTATAGTCGCTGTCCTGGAGGGCGTGTTCCGGACCCTGGGCTTTGAGAGCTGCCAGAGGAGGGAGGCCTCTGTCCAG GGCTTCCTTGGGGAGCTGGCCGCTTTCCGGGAGCAGCTGGATGCCCTCGGGGGCCCTGTGGGCTGTGCCTTAGTGGCCTTGGTGGCCCCCAGTGGGCAGCTGAAGCAGCCCCAGCAGCTGGTCCGGGAGCTGAGCCGCTGTGGAGCCCTCTGGGGCCGCCCCAAAGTTTTCCTTCTGCTCTCAAGTGCTCCTGGGG CTGCCCCCGAGCCCGGAGCCTTCCTCACTGGCTTGAGCGAGCTGTGTGGCCGCTTTCCTCACTGGTCTCTGCTGCAGCTGCTGACAGAG gtctTCTGCAGGACAGCTGAAGAGTCCGAGGCCACCTACTGTCCAGTCCTTCGGAGCTCCTTGCGGGGCGCACTGTGCCTGGGCGACGCGGAGCCCTGGGGGCCCGAG CCAGAACCCAGCCCCACTGCTCGGTATGACCTGTCCGGGACCAGGGCCGCCCTCCTCCTGTCCGTGATCCACGGCCGGCCCGGGGCCCGGCACGATGTGGAGGCGCTGGGgaccctgtgccaggccctgagcttcAAGACCACGCTAAGGACAGACCCCACGGCCCAG GCTTTCCAGGAGGAGCTGGCCCAGTTCCGGGAGTGCCTAGACGCCCACAGGGCCCCAGTGAGCTGTGCCCTTGTGGCCCTGATGGCCCACGGGGGGCCACAGGGACAGCTGCTGGGGGCCGACGGGCGGGAGGTACGGCCAGAGGCCCTGGTGCAGGAGCTGAGCCGCTGCAGGGCCCTGTGCGGCTGCCCCAAGATCTTTCTGCTTCAGGCTTGCCGTGGGG GGCATAGGGACGCCGGTGTGGGGCCCGCAGGTCTCCCTTGGTTCCGGCGCTGGCTTCGGGCATCACCCACCACCCCCTCGCATGCCGATGTCCTCCAGATCTATGCTGATGCCCAAG GcagctctcccttccccactgcagGGAGCTCTGACCAAGCAGACATCCTGACGGTCTATGCAGCTGCCGAGG GCTGTGTAGCCTATCGGGATGAGACAGGCTCAGACTTTATCCAGACGCTGGTGGAGGTCTTCAGAGCTGACCCTGGGAGAGAAGTTCTGGAGCTGCTGACTGAG GTCAACCGGCGGGTGTGTCAGCTGGAGGTGCTGGGTCCCGACTGCCCGGAGCGCCGCAAGGCCTGCCTGGAGATCCGCAGCTCGCTGAGGCGCCGGCTCTGCCTGCAGGCCTGA
- the LOC101098676 gene encoding caspase-14 isoform X3, with translation MLPAQGKYSMRGPRVALTLSSPEVSASIVAVLEGVFRTLGFESCQRREASVQGFLGELAAFREQLDALGGPVGCALVALVAPSGQLKQPQQLVRELSRCGALWGRPKVFLLLSSAPGAAPEPGAFLTGLSELCGRFPHWSLLQLLTEVFCRTAEESEATYCPVLRSSLRGALCLGDAEPWGPEPEPSPTARYDLSGTRAALLLSVIHGRPGARHDVEALGTLCQALSFKTTLRTDPTAQAFQEELAQFRECLDAHRAPVSCALVALMAHGGPQGQLLGADGREVRPEALVQELSRCRALCGCPKIFLLQACRGGHRDAGVGPAGLPWFRRWLRASPTTPSHADVLQIYADAQGSSPFPTAGSSDQADILTVYAAAEGCVAYRDETGSDFIQTLVEVFRADPGREVLELLTEVNRRVCQLEVLGPDCPERRKACLEIRSSLRRRLCLQA, from the exons ATGCTCCCGGCTCAG GGGAAGTACAGCATGCGGGGCCCAAGGGTGGCCCTGACCCTCAGCAGCCCTGAGGTGTCAGCCTCTATAGTCGCTGTCCTGGAGGGCGTGTTCCGGACCCTGGGCTTTGAGAGCTGCCAGAGGAGGGAGGCCTCTGTCCAG GGCTTCCTTGGGGAGCTGGCCGCTTTCCGGGAGCAGCTGGATGCCCTCGGGGGCCCTGTGGGCTGTGCCTTAGTGGCCTTGGTGGCCCCCAGTGGGCAGCTGAAGCAGCCCCAGCAGCTGGTCCGGGAGCTGAGCCGCTGTGGAGCCCTCTGGGGCCGCCCCAAAGTTTTCCTTCTGCTCTCAAGTGCTCCTGGGG CTGCCCCCGAGCCCGGAGCCTTCCTCACTGGCTTGAGCGAGCTGTGTGGCCGCTTTCCTCACTGGTCTCTGCTGCAGCTGCTGACAGAG gtctTCTGCAGGACAGCTGAAGAGTCCGAGGCCACCTACTGTCCAGTCCTTCGGAGCTCCTTGCGGGGCGCACTGTGCCTGGGCGACGCGGAGCCCTGGGGGCCCGAG CCAGAACCCAGCCCCACTGCTCGGTATGACCTGTCCGGGACCAGGGCCGCCCTCCTCCTGTCCGTGATCCACGGCCGGCCCGGGGCCCGGCACGATGTGGAGGCGCTGGGgaccctgtgccaggccctgagcttcAAGACCACGCTAAGGACAGACCCCACGGCCCAG GCTTTCCAGGAGGAGCTGGCCCAGTTCCGGGAGTGCCTAGACGCCCACAGGGCCCCAGTGAGCTGTGCCCTTGTGGCCCTGATGGCCCACGGGGGGCCACAGGGACAGCTGCTGGGGGCCGACGGGCGGGAGGTACGGCCAGAGGCCCTGGTGCAGGAGCTGAGCCGCTGCAGGGCCCTGTGCGGCTGCCCCAAGATCTTTCTGCTTCAGGCTTGCCGTGGGG GGCATAGGGACGCCGGTGTGGGGCCCGCAGGTCTCCCTTGGTTCCGGCGCTGGCTTCGGGCATCACCCACCACCCCCTCGCATGCCGATGTCCTCCAGATCTATGCTGATGCCCAAG GcagctctcccttccccactgcagGGAGCTCTGACCAAGCAGACATCCTGACGGTCTATGCAGCTGCCGAGG GCTGTGTAGCCTATCGGGATGAGACAGGCTCAGACTTTATCCAGACGCTGGTGGAGGTCTTCAGAGCTGACCCTGGGAGAGAAGTTCTGGAGCTGCTGACTGAG GTCAACCGGCGGGTGTGTCAGCTGGAGGTGCTGGGTCCCGACTGCCCGGAGCGCCGCAAGGCCTGCCTGGAGATCCGCAGCTCGCTGAGGCGCCGGCTCTGCCTGCAGGCCTGA
- the LOC101098676 gene encoding caspase-14 isoform X1 codes for MAFLVAGTLQVASQIADARESLGRKGKYSMRGPRVALTLSSPEVSASIVAVLEGVFRTLGFESCQRREASVQGFLGELAAFREQLDALGGPVGCALVALVAPSGQLKQPQQLVRELSRCGALWGRPKVFLLLSSAPGAAPEPGAFLTGLSELCGRFPHWSLLQLLTEVFCRTAEESEATYCPVLRSSLRGALCLGDAEPWGPEPEPSPTARYDLSGTRAALLLSVIHGRPGARHDVEALGTLCQALSFKTTLRTDPTAQAFQEELAQFRECLDAHRAPVSCALVALMAHGGPQGQLLGADGREVRPEALVQELSRCRALCGCPKIFLLQACRGGHRDAGVGPAGLPWFRRWLRASPTTPSHADVLQIYADAQGSSPFPTAGSSDQADILTVYAAAEGCVAYRDETGSDFIQTLVEVFRADPGREVLELLTEVNRRVCQLEVLGPDCPERRKACLEIRSSLRRRLCLQA; via the exons ATGGCTTTCCTGGTGGCTGGGACCCTGCAGGTGGCCTCACAGATCGCAGATGCTCGAGAGAGCCTGGGAAGAAAG GGGAAGTACAGCATGCGGGGCCCAAGGGTGGCCCTGACCCTCAGCAGCCCTGAGGTGTCAGCCTCTATAGTCGCTGTCCTGGAGGGCGTGTTCCGGACCCTGGGCTTTGAGAGCTGCCAGAGGAGGGAGGCCTCTGTCCAG GGCTTCCTTGGGGAGCTGGCCGCTTTCCGGGAGCAGCTGGATGCCCTCGGGGGCCCTGTGGGCTGTGCCTTAGTGGCCTTGGTGGCCCCCAGTGGGCAGCTGAAGCAGCCCCAGCAGCTGGTCCGGGAGCTGAGCCGCTGTGGAGCCCTCTGGGGCCGCCCCAAAGTTTTCCTTCTGCTCTCAAGTGCTCCTGGGG CTGCCCCCGAGCCCGGAGCCTTCCTCACTGGCTTGAGCGAGCTGTGTGGCCGCTTTCCTCACTGGTCTCTGCTGCAGCTGCTGACAGAG gtctTCTGCAGGACAGCTGAAGAGTCCGAGGCCACCTACTGTCCAGTCCTTCGGAGCTCCTTGCGGGGCGCACTGTGCCTGGGCGACGCGGAGCCCTGGGGGCCCGAG CCAGAACCCAGCCCCACTGCTCGGTATGACCTGTCCGGGACCAGGGCCGCCCTCCTCCTGTCCGTGATCCACGGCCGGCCCGGGGCCCGGCACGATGTGGAGGCGCTGGGgaccctgtgccaggccctgagcttcAAGACCACGCTAAGGACAGACCCCACGGCCCAG GCTTTCCAGGAGGAGCTGGCCCAGTTCCGGGAGTGCCTAGACGCCCACAGGGCCCCAGTGAGCTGTGCCCTTGTGGCCCTGATGGCCCACGGGGGGCCACAGGGACAGCTGCTGGGGGCCGACGGGCGGGAGGTACGGCCAGAGGCCCTGGTGCAGGAGCTGAGCCGCTGCAGGGCCCTGTGCGGCTGCCCCAAGATCTTTCTGCTTCAGGCTTGCCGTGGGG GGCATAGGGACGCCGGTGTGGGGCCCGCAGGTCTCCCTTGGTTCCGGCGCTGGCTTCGGGCATCACCCACCACCCCCTCGCATGCCGATGTCCTCCAGATCTATGCTGATGCCCAAG GcagctctcccttccccactgcagGGAGCTCTGACCAAGCAGACATCCTGACGGTCTATGCAGCTGCCGAGG GCTGTGTAGCCTATCGGGATGAGACAGGCTCAGACTTTATCCAGACGCTGGTGGAGGTCTTCAGAGCTGACCCTGGGAGAGAAGTTCTGGAGCTGCTGACTGAG GTCAACCGGCGGGTGTGTCAGCTGGAGGTGCTGGGTCCCGACTGCCCGGAGCGCCGCAAGGCCTGCCTGGAGATCCGCAGCTCGCTGAGGCGCCGGCTCTGCCTGCAGGCCTGA